CCCTGGGCGGGACTTACAGCGGCGCTCCCCTCACCACCAAGGCATGTATGAGATGGGTGGGCCCCTTATCACCCTCCGGCCGCAGGGGGCCCACCCCCGCCCATTGTGATATCTTGTAAATACTGGATTACTGATATCACCCCCGCGATTATTTGTAGGAGGGTGATAGTTGCCTGTGGATTCACTGAAAGCCCAACGGCGAGGAGAGCAACCACCTGCCCACAAGATAATTATGTTATAACCATCTAGGGTATTTATACCTTTCACCCGACAAAGAAAGTTTAGTCTACACAATTTACCCTCCTCCCCGTCAGCAGGTCCTTCATCAGCCCGCGCTTGACCCTCTCCAGCTTCTCCCTTCTCTTTCTCAGGAGTTTGAGCCTTCTGTCAACGGTGGAGAGTATTTCGGCGATCTGCTTTTGTTCTTCTAGGGGCGGGAGGGGGAGCCTTATGTTTAGAAGATCAGATTTTCTTATTCCCGCCTGACCCACATGTCTTATGGCGATTTGCTTGAAATACTGTATCTGCCAAAGCCGGATAAAATTGTAAACAAGCCACTCGGGTATTGTAACATCATTCTTAACGCGAATACGGGTTATGTGGTTGCTGTATGTGCAAAACTCACATTCCCCCCTAAAGACGGCACTTTTACCCAGCAAATCAACACTGTTGGTATTGTTGAACAACACATCACCAGGTCTTAGGAGGTAATCGTTAATGTTCTTGTTCTTTGGTATTGGAACTTTCAGATACTGGTCAAGTACGACCCGTCCATCTGTGGTTATGTTATTCATTCTAAGTTGAATTATGCCATTCTCGTCTCGTTTTCCACTTGCAAAGCCTGGCTTCGCTTCTGTGATGATGTCCTCAACTTTGACAACCCTCCACTCCTCGGGAATCTCGCCCAGCTCGGTCTTCTTGAACCGCTCGTGCTTTAT
Above is a window of Thermococcus celericrescens DNA encoding:
- a CDS encoding restriction endonuclease subunit S; the protein is MHTQTKTRFKKTPLSEIPEGWEVIKIKDVIKEAKPGFASGKRDENGIIQLRMNNITTEGKVTLKEYLEVPVRSNIEDYLLKPGDVLFNNTNSVDLIGKTAIFRGECEFCTYSNHITRIRVDSSRVIPEWIMYYFMELWRIGYFRQICVRYVGQASIKKADLLNIPLPLPPLPGQRKIAEILRTVDEAIEKTDKAIERTERLKKGLMQRLLTKGIKHERFKKTELGEIPEEWRVVKVEDIITEAKPGFASGKRDENGIIQLRMNNITTDGRVVLDQYLKVPIPKNKNINDYLLRPGDVLFNNTNSVDLLGKSAVFRGECEFCTYSNHITRIRVKNDVTIPEWLVYNFIRLWQIQYFKQIAIRHVGQAGIRKSDLLNIRLPLPPLEEQKQIAEILSTVDRRLKLLRKRREKLERVKRGLMKDLLTGRRVNCVD